The region GTGGCCGTGTTTGTGTACAACcagctctcctctcttctctcctctcctcttctcttctctcctcctttctcttcactcctgtcctctctcttctcttctcttcactcctgtcctctctcttctcttctcttcactcctgtcctctctcttctcttctctcttctcctcttctctcctcctttctcttctcttctcttcactcCTGTCCTctatcttctctcctctcctctcctctcctcctttctcttctattcactcctctctcttctcttcactcttctctcctctcctctctcttctctcctctcccagcTTTTGATACTCTGGGCAGCTCCTCTAATGCTTGTCTTGTGTCCATAGTAACTTGGGCTGGTTGTATTATGGGATTCTGAAGCGAAATGGTACAGTGGTTCTGGTCAACGTCATCGGAGCTGTTCTTCAGACCGTCTACATCATCTCATACTGCCACTACACCAAAGAGAAGGTTAGCATGCTCCTCAGCCTGCAGCTGCTGCAATTAACCTGCAGATAGCACAAAGCTTGTAGCTCTGCGTCTTACAGGCTTTTGGAGAGATGGTAGATAAGGACGCATGCATGAGACCCAAATGTCATGATCTCCCCATTTTTCCCGTGTTTTCTTTCAGAGGCGTGTGATTTCCCAGTGCCTAGCAGCAGGAGTGGTGCTAGCTTGTGGCTGGCTCTACTTCGGTGTGCTTCTTCCTCAGGGAGACTCTCAGCTCGGCCAGCTCGGCCTCACATGCAGTGTGGTCACTGTCAGCATGTACTTCTCCCCACTCACTGACCTGGTATGCAACACGCTGCAGACAACTACAACATCTAGACAATGGTTTGGCAGACAGATGTACTTGTTCTCACTTGTGGAAGTGGTTTGGAACAGACGTTACGGCAAGCTGAACATCCGGATAATGACAATACACTTGTCCTGACAAACTATACATATAACACTTTTTGACTATCGGAACATTGCCAGCGGCACAGATAAGGGCAGTGATTGATTTGCCCTGATGTGCCACCCCAGATAATGGTAGTTTTCCAGCTTGTCTGCATAATTAACATTTCGAACTCTAGGTCATAAAAAGCCTAGGCATTAATAAGTAATCTAACAATTAGTCTAACACTATGCCTACCGCTATTTCCAGTATACTGAAAATGGTGCAAAGAGTGCATTGATGAATACCTGTCTGTCTTTagcgctcttctctctctctttcatcatgAGTCTGCAGCTACCTTCCTGTTTGTCTCctcctttccctcctcctctctgtctgcctgactCCTCATAATGACCCCCCAGTCGGTTTCCTGCCTTTCTTTCCTTCATCTGTGTTTTCCTGTTGTtctctatctctgtgtgtctgtgtctcatcCCCCTTGGTTACAACGTGATGTCCCACAACAGTTTGTACACAACATGTTGGCACTTCACagcagacacgtgtgtgtgtgtgtgtgtgtgtgtaaattatgCCAAATGAGCAAACCCAAAGCAGCCACTACTGACTCTACTGACTGACTTTACTCATACATTCACTTTGCACTTCTTCTGCTTGTCCATGGTTTTCTTCTCCAtctttctttcttatttttgTTGTCattcatcctttttttttcttccaggtaGGGATGGTGCGAAGTGGTAATTTGGAGCGCCTGTCCTTCCCTCTGACCGTGGCTACCTTCCTCACGTCGTCCTCCTGGGCGCTTTACGGCCTTGAGCTGAAGGACTACTACATCATGGTGAGGAACGCGCACGCGTTTTAGTGTGCAACTTGTTTGTGCGTGCAGTATTTGCAAGCGTATGTTCAAAACAATATGCGGTCTCTTTAAATATAATATCTCCATTCAAATGAAGATTCTTTTTCTGTATTCTCCTTTTCTTTCCCTCTGTATGTGTGTCCGCGTTGGTCCCAGGTCCCAAACACACCTGGAATCCTCACCAGCCTCGTCAGATTCTATCTGTTCTGGAGATTTGCATCTGTCAATCAAAGCTCGCCGTCCTACCAGCTTATCGAATTATGAGTGGAGGGTGGAGGTTCTCGCCATTCGAGGAAAGGGAGCAGGATGGATGGTCTGTCGGCTTCATGATGGTCAGCATTGTTGTTCATCCAtcatttttctgtttttattttagcATCCTGTGAGACAGTTGTGCGGCGAGACGCAAACTCCCGTCAGGCAAAGCCCCCCTCAGGACAGGGATAATGAGTTATGTCTGTTTACAGCAGTCAGTCATTCCATTTGGGGTATTCCATGAAAAAGGGACTATGCACACTGATAACTGTAGAAATGGAGATGGAGTAATTTTTTTAAGTGTTTTTCGTGAGATCGGTGGTTTGTATGGTCACGATACTTCCTACAACCACATTTATAATTGTCGTTAATAATGAAATTATTCAACATGTCAAGAGGTACAGGAAAATAACCAGAAAACCTTTTACAGTCCTCTGGATAATTTGCCTCTTGGaacccccccgccccaccccagATATCCACAGGACACAATCAGAGTCCTGTGGATTCAGAACTTTAGTTCCCTCTCCACATTGTTATAGTGCcttctgtccttttttttttttttttttttgtgtttctatGATTTTCGACGTTGAAGTTCATGGCAAATACTGTCCATCATCCACCCCGCTAACTGCACGGGGAGGGGGTAGCTTTTCACAAAAAGGCGAACTAACATGATCCGTCCGCTTCTCTCGGCCAAAGACTCGGCGACGATGTGACTTGCAGGCTGCTACTACCGTATGGCAGGTTTCTGCCCAGGAACCCGCTTCAAGTGCCTATGGAAATACTGTTGGTTGTTTCTGTGTTTCATATCACGCAAAAAGTGTACAAAAGCAGGCACATCCAAACGATAAATACGAGGTGCTGGGCGGACGAACACAGGAAAGATGGAGTCCGCAGACTAGATAATGCTCCCAGGAACGTTTAATGGTATGCCACCAAATGACATTTTGGGTGtttaagaggaagaagaagaagagctgaaACGCCACTTGGTGGTTTACCATTAATCAGGACTCGGGGacaatttattgtcgtttcttttgtgtacacgaaGAAACGAAAATccgtttcccccccagcccacagcattgTGACAAACGAGACAAAAACGCACATCTAAAATTCCCAAAAACGaccccaccaaaaacatacaaaaacagagagaacaaagcaacaaaaaaacacaaacggcGAACAACGCAGTccactcagggcaacacagtccaAGAATTCCACTGTCCaacagaacgaacgccagccaggatgactgtcaaaaccgccggtctgcacaggctagcagttagcttagcctgccccgcttccgcgtcctgtcacactgctctcggtgtttcctcctcgggtgcagctccaggcagggtcgtggtccctgagcccaccagactcagcagaccaggctcccccagccgatccaacaccagctctcccagccagacacattcGACACaccacgacaccaaaaacacagtcaacgccaggcgaagccactgccagaccgccctcggtgtcatcgaaactgccggtctgcatgggctagcggttagcttagcctgccccgcttccgcatcctgtcagaccgccctcggtgttatcggaactgccggtctgcatgggctagcggttagcttagcctgccccacttctgcatcctgtcagactgccttcggtgttattggaactgccagtctgcatgggctagcggttagcttagcctgccccgcttcctgtcagaccgccctcggtgttatcggaactgccggtctgcatgggctagcggttagcttggcctgccccgcttccgcatcctgtcagaccgccctcggtgttgtcggaactgctggtctgcatgggctagcggttagcttagcctgccccgcttccgcatcctgtcagaccgccctcggtgttatcggaactgccggtctgtatgggctagcggttagcttagcctgccccgcttccgcgtcctgtcagaccgccctcggtgttatcggaactgccggtctgcatgggctagcggttagcttagcctgccccgcttccgcgtctcgTCAGACCGCtcctggtgttacctccttgggcgcagctccggtcagggccgcggtccctgggcccaaaggatgcagcagaccgagctcccccagccgatccagcgccagccctcccggccatcaaatgaagacgaaACAAacctagacgtggacaaagacgccgcGTGGATGGCACTGGGCGAGACCGCCGCAAATGCAAGTTCGCCGCCAAGTTCGCgcccgccgccatcttcccacgccgggaGCGGAAGTGAAGTGTTCATGGGAGCATTATCTAGTGTCTTGTGTTTCATATCGCCCCGCCCAGCCTAGTCTGGGTGGGCCACAATTGGGTTTTAGGTTGCTTGTGTGCTCTGAACATTGAGGAAAAGTGTGTTTGACATGTCAGAGTGATTCGCTTAATGTTTTTTATTTCTCCGAttctttttgtttgttctgtTTACTCCGTGTTGTGCATTGTATCGTCCACGTACACAATTAATGGCATTTTTATATGCGCCTGCATATGAGATTATATGCATACATGTGAAAAGCAGGACCGTGAGATGTTTTCACGGACGGTGAGCGCCGCTGTCCCTGCTGGTGGACAGATGTCATGGGTAAATAAATATTTTACTGTTATGTAAGGTCACCGGAGcagttttttttccattattGTTGTTCGCTAGCGGCAACATGTGTGATGCAAAGCGGCGTGCTCGGGTTTCCGACAGGAAGGAGACTAAAACCTCTTTTTCATGTCCACCTTTTCAAGATCAGCGAAGGGAGAAAAAGCCGCAAAAGCGCCGTTTGAAGTCGCCGAGCGGCTCCCGTTGTGGCCCGGACGAGCGAGTGTTTTGAGTGGCGCTGATGAGTTTACATGCCCATGTGAGGAGAGAAGTGCGGGCCGCTGTACGGCTGCGTGGCGGCGGGGCGGGGAGGAGGCCTTTTGTTTGTGCAAGCTGATGTGCGGCGCGACCGCAGTGGGAAAGGCCAGGTCAGGCGTTCTCagcccgtgtgtgtgtctgtgtgtgtgtgtgtgtgtgtgtgtgtgtgtgtgtgtttgtgtggtacaCACACCATTTTCCTGAGCTCAAAGAGTAAACTgaaaacacagaca is a window of Lampris incognitus isolate fLamInc1 chromosome 9, fLamInc1.hap2, whole genome shotgun sequence DNA encoding:
- the slc50a1 gene encoding sugar transporter SWEET1, which translates into the protein MDLLQLLSWACIVFTVGMFSTGLTDLKKMQAAKNADNVQFLPFLTTCLNNLGWLYYGILKRNGTVVLVNVIGAVLQTVYIISYCHYTKEKRRVISQCLAAGVVLACGWLYFGVLLPQGDSQLGQLGLTCSVVTVSMYFSPLTDLVGMVRSGNLERLSFPLTVATFLTSSSWALYGLELKDYYIMVPNTPGILTSLVRFYLFWRFASVNQSSPSYQLIEL